A segment of the Cohnella algarum genome:
CGGATAGTAGTTGATAAAGGCGTAAGGGAGAATAAAGGTCAGCGCCGCCTTCAAGACGACCGGAAAGATCGAGATCGGATAGCGGATAAAATTGATGATTTCGAAAAAAAACAAGCTGATCAGCCGCTCGCCCCGAACGACCCGGAAGCTCGGCGCGGATAAGAACAGCATGCTTCCTCCCTGGATGAGGGCCCCGCCCAAAATGCACAGAATCAACATCAGGAGCTTCGCCGGCGTTAACGCGAGATCCAGGTTGGCGATGCTGACGGCGAGAACGACGAACGCCAACGCGAAATGCCGAAGGTAAACCGCGCTGAAGTTGGACATGATTTCGTACGCCAACGGGTGAACCGGCAGCGTTAGCGAGCCGTCGAAATCGCCGGATTGAATGCGATGGCTCAACGTCATGCAGCTGCCGAAAAAAAACGATCCGGCGATGGCATACGACATCAGCTGCAACGCATACAAAAAAACGATCTCGTCCCGGTTCCAGCCCAGAAGGGTTTGAAATTTGCTGACCAGAATCCACAGCAGCAAAAAATCGACGGCATACGAAAGCATCTGCGAAAAAGACGACAGCAAGAAGGCGCTTCTGTATTCGAACTCCTGCTTGTACTTGACCGCGACAAACGCTCTAAACGTCGAGAGCCATGCCATCCCGCACCGTTAACCTCCTTGGACGAATACCTTTTCGGCGGCTCGTTTCCAGACGATCTTTTCGATCGCAAGCAAGATCGCCATCCATGCGACCTGCATCGCCATCGTCTTGACGGCCTCGCTCGCGTCCAAGCCTAAATAAATTTCGATCGGCTCGAACGTGATATAGCGAAATGGCAGCCAATCGCACAGAACGGCCAGCCAATCCGGATAAAACCATAACGGCACCACCCCCCCGCCGAACAGCTTCGTCAAGCCGGCAATCAAAAAGCCGATATAGTAGGGACTGACGATCCAAAATGCCGACAGGCTCAAAATATAGATAATATGGTAGGAAATTAAAATGCCCATGACGATGGACGGTACGAACAACAGAAAATGCAGGGCGGATGCGGGTGCTGCGGCTCCGTACAGGAGAAACGTCGTCAAGATGGTAACCGTTCCGTAAAACAAAATATCGAACAGATTTTCGCCGATGCTTTCGGCAAACAGCTTCCATTTGAATTCCACCGGCATCGTAAAGTCGACGATAATGGAGCCGTCGCGGATCCGGTTGCCGATAATCGAGCTCGCTTCGAAATACGTGAAGTAGCCGACGACGCTGTTAATGATCACATAGGACATCATCTCCCGAAGCGTGATATCGACCGTTCCCGCTTGAATGAGCGCCGTCCAGAGACTTCCTTGCAAAATCGCGACGGCGAAGCCGTTCAGCATGATGAGCCATGCCTGGGAACGATAAACGAAGCGCTGGTGGAAGGCATATCGGACGATCATGCGGTAGAGCGGAAAGTTCCGGATCAAGGACGCTCCCATTTCTGCACCTTGTCTTCCAAGCGTCTACAATACGCCTGTGACCAGATTGATTTTCTCGATGTCGGCCGCCGTCAGCTCCGGCTCCAACAGCCCGAATAAATCCGGATGATCCAATCGGGTCTCGAAATCGATGTTCCAGGCTCTCTTTTCGCTTTCGGCAAGGCCGTACATCCGAAGGTCCCGAACCGCTCGGGGCGTCTCGAACCGCTTGGCGTGCTCGGCCAGCGCCTCGTCCCGGAAAACCCGATTCGTGTAATGGAAAAGATAGTACAGAATGCCGTCGAGGTCGTACGTTCGGCTGTATTCCAGCAGCTCGTCGATTCGGGTCTCCATATGCCGCTTGTAAAAGCAGTAAATGTCCTGGAACATATAGGTCGCGAACGGATTTTTCAGCTTGAAGCCGTAAATCGAGTTCATTTCCTTATAATGATGCAAGCAAAGCTCGATAAACGCATGCATTTCGGACAACGTTTTGACCGTCGTTCCATGCAGGTTCATCCGGACCGTATCCGACAGAACCTCCGAAAGAGCGATTCGCTTGCCGTCGTATTCTCCCCAATAAATGTCGACATTCACGTCGATATTCATCAGCCGGGTGTCGTATACATAGTAAAAAGGCGCGACTTGGTGGGAGCGGAGAAACATGATTTTCTCTCTGCGGGTAAGTTCCCTCGGATTGCCCCGTTCGTCGAACAACAGATTTCGAAAATGGTATTTATGCAAAATTTCCGTCACCCGGTTCAGCTGCTCCCGGGGCACCAGCAGGTCGATGTCCCCCGAATCGCGAAACCCCGGCTCGCCGTACGCCATTACGGACAGGGGCTCCCCTTTGATGACCGCATACGGAATGTCCTCCAGCTCTTCCGCGATCGGTTTGAATAAAGCGTACCATTCCGCGTTTTTTCGAAGGATCGAATCCTCTTGGATCCGCAGGTGTTCCGGATGTTGAACCTTCATTTAGACCCTCTCTCCCATCGTCAGCATCTTGAACGCTTCCGCGACCCGATTCATTTGTTCCCGGGTTCCGAACGATATGCGGATATGGTTGCGATACCCGAAGCCCGAAAGATCCCGAATCGCGATCTTGAATTGACGGTACATCCGCTCGACAAAGTCGGCGCTGTTTTCCATTCGGATCGTGACGAAGTTGGCCGAACTCGGAATATAGGGAATGCCGAGCTCCTCCAACGCCGTGCAGAACCATTGCTTGATCTCGTCGTTCCGCCGGACGACGTGCTTCAGATGCTCCCGGTCCCGAAAAGCCGCCAGGGCCGCCGCCGACGCGAGGCGGTTGAGATTGTACGGCAGCGCGTTGCGGCTGCTTTGAATCGCTTTCAGGTTTCGGTTGTTCGACAGAGCATAGCCGCACCTGAGGCCGGCAAGACCGTAAGCTTTGGAAAAGGTTCTCAAAATCAACGCGTTGTCGTGCCTTTTCACGATTTCTGCGCTCGCCTGTTCTTTTTCCGTATATTCGATGTAAGCTTCGTCCAGGACGAGCAGGGCGCCGTACCGCTCGCAAGCCTCGGCAAGGGGCCATAAGTCGCCGGGAGGGATAAACGTGCCCGACGGGTTGTGAGGGTTGCACAGAAACACCATCGCGGTATGCTCGTCAACCGATTCGCATAGGCTTCGCACCGTACGTTCGTCAATCGGGCATTCGACGAGCGACCTATTCGCCAATATCGCCGAATATTTATAGCCGCCGAACGTTTTTTCCGTCGTGACGACGTTAGGCCGCTCGCGATTCGCCAGCAAGGCTGTCAAAAAGATGAGCTCGTCCGTGCCATTCCCCAGAAAGACCGCTTCCGGATCCAAACGGTATCGGTTCGCGATTTCCGTTCGGAGCTCCAAATAATCGGCATCCGGATAACAATGAACGTTCGCGATTTCCGAATAAAGCGCTTCAAAGGCTTTCGGAGAGCATCGGTACGGATTTTCGCTAAGCGACAAACGGATGTCGCCGCCGTTCAACTTGGAGCCGCTGAAGATGGTAGGTTTAAATTCCGCGAGCTTGTTCGCCATGTGCATCTCCATTCTGCCGATCGATATTGGCCTAAACGCTTGTTTCCAGAAACTCGACCGCATCCAGCCGTTCCAACGCAGCCGCGTATCGCGTGAAGATTTGATCCGCATACCGGATTCTGAGTTCCAAATCGTAGTCGTCGGAGCCCAAATAATTGAGTTCCCGATAGAAATGGCACAGCAGCGATTTGCGGAAGTCGGCGAAAAAATGCTCGTAGCGATAAGACGTGCGCTGCAGCCCGGCCGCCGTATAATAGTGCCTGAGCAACCTGTCGCAATCGGCATCGTTCAGCCCGGGCTCCGCGTTTCCGACGAGAAACAGCGAAACGTCATAGGCCGCGTTCCCGGTTCGAGCCAACTGCCAGTCGATGACGGCCGCCAGTTCGTTCCGGGCGTCGAAAACGAGATTGTCGAGGCGCAGGTCGAAATGAAGCAACGATTGCGGACCCCGCTCGATTTCCAGCCATACGTCGATATAGCTGCGATTCATGGCATCGAACTTGCCTGCGAACGAGCGGGGCATCACGCCTTCGAAAAGCTGCCAGGCGTTGCGCCAATAGCGCCCGAATTTCTTCCGACTGAAGGACAGCTGCTCCGCCGACCATCCCTTCAGCGACGGACGGTAATCCTCGATCGAAACGAACCCGTGCCGATGAAATCCGGCCAGCTTCTCGAGAACGGAGGCCGCCGCGTCCGCCGAGCAGCCCTTGAACTGGTCGCCGACGGCAAAATCGCTTAAATCCTCCAGAACGATTACGAAATCTCCGGTTTCCTTGTCGTAATCGCTGTAGTAGCAGACCGGGTAAGGCAGCATTCGCTGTAAAGGCAGCACTTCGTTGTACGCATAGATCTCTCGTTCGTAGAAATTCAAATAGTTGAATACGTCTTTGCCGTCGTTGCTCTGGGTTTTGAGGATGAACGATTGCCGGCGGCATTCTCCGTCGCGGTCGTAATCCAGGACAAGCTTGTACACGCGGCTCGTCAAGGCGATCTTCGTCTTCATCGGCAGGAGATTGTAGCTCCTAAGCTCGGCCCCGGGCCGGGCCGCTTTCTTCAAAATGCGCTCGACGACCGATTCGCTGACAAGACGAACGGCAAGCGGGGTATCCGTCGGTTCCGCGTTCATGGCAAAGCTCCCTTCGTCCGGCCGAGGTCAGATCAATTGCTTGTTCGCATCCAGCACGCGGCCGATCGATTTATCGAACGCGGCCAACGTATGCTCCACTTCTTCGGCGCCGTGGGCGCCGCTCATGAACCATTGGGACAGCCAGGAGGAATTCGGATTGCTTCGCAAATCGCCTTTAAACAAGCTGACGCCGTTGTTCATCAGTTCTTCGATCAGCAAACCGTAAAGGGCAACATTGTTGCAGGTCAAAGCTTCGTAGCTGTTGGAAATGCCGGACTTCTCGGTGTAGTAAAATTGGAAGACGGAAGGAAAACCCTGCCAAATATGAGGGACGGACCGTTTGTTTAAAATGTCGTCGATGCCGGCGATCAGTTGGCTTCCGAACCGATCGAAGCGATCGTAGAGATCGCTGTTTTGAACGACGTCGAGGACCGTATGGGCGACGGCTACGGACAAGGGATTGGCATCGTAGGTAGCGGCCTGATATACCGAACCGTCTCCCAGGAGGCTCATGACTTCCGCCGTCCCGGCGCAGATGCCGATGGGAAGCCCTCCGCTGAACGCTTTGGAGTAGGTGACGATGTCCGCGTACACGTCGTAGTGCTCCTGCGCCCCGCCAAGGGCAAGGCGGAGCCCGGTAATGCACTCGTCGAAAATCAGCAGCGAGCCGTTTTGCCCGGTTTTCCGCCGCAGAGCCTGCAGGAAGCCTTCGGCGGGCGGAATCGGGCCCGCGTGACATAACACCGGTTCGCAAATGACCGCCGCAATGTCGTCCCCGTATTGACGGAATA
Coding sequences within it:
- the hisC gene encoding histidinol-phosphate transaminase; protein product: MANKLAEFKPTIFSGSKLNGGDIRLSLSENPYRCSPKAFEALYSEIANVHCYPDADYLELRTEIANRYRLDPEAVFLGNGTDELIFLTALLANRERPNVVTTEKTFGGYKYSAILANRSLVECPIDERTVRSLCESVDEHTAMVFLCNPHNPSGTFIPPGDLWPLAEACERYGALLVLDEAYIEYTEKEQASAEIVKRHDNALILRTFSKAYGLAGLRCGYALSNNRNLKAIQSSRNALPYNLNRLASAAALAAFRDREHLKHVVRRNDEIKQWFCTALEELGIPYIPSSANFVTIRMENSADFVERMYRQFKIAIRDLSGFGYRNHIRISFGTREQMNRVAEAFKMLTMGERV
- a CDS encoding ABC transporter permease — its product is MAWLSTFRAFVAVKYKQEFEYRSAFLLSSFSQMLSYAVDFLLLWILVSKFQTLLGWNRDEIVFLYALQLMSYAIAGSFFFGSCMTLSHRIQSGDFDGSLTLPVHPLAYEIMSNFSAVYLRHFALAFVVLAVSIANLDLALTPAKLLMLILCILGGALIQGGSMLFLSAPSFRVVRGERLISLFFFEIINFIRYPISIFPVVLKAALTFILPYAFINYYPAHYLLDKEGEWEMIAALQFLTPVVGFLVFGCGVRFWNRNLKKYQSTGS
- a CDS encoding aspartate aminotransferase family protein gives rise to the protein MDSLSNRFSESNIYVDRCSGAWIVDERGNRYVDYLLGNCCHLLGHSHPRIVEAIREQAGKCVNVGDHHYRLAYELADKIKKLARKDAVRLVNSGSEAVHLAIRLARGYTNRSVIVKFWGHYHGWFTEEIARFVPELPYDKGLLDDYAAKIVAIEWNDEEQLNEVFRQYGDDIAAVICEPVLCHAGPIPPAEGFLQALRRKTGQNGSLLIFDECITGLRLALGGAQEHYDVYADIVTYSKAFSGGLPIGICAGTAEVMSLLGDGSVYQAATYDANPLSVAVAHTVLDVVQNSDLYDRFDRFGSQLIAGIDDILNKRSVPHIWQGFPSVFQFYYTEKSGISNSYEALTCNNVALYGLLIEELMNNGVSLFKGDLRSNPNSSWLSQWFMSGAHGAEEVEHTLAAFDKSIGRVLDANKQLI
- a CDS encoding ABC transporter permease, translated to MGASLIRNFPLYRMIVRYAFHQRFVYRSQAWLIMLNGFAVAILQGSLWTALIQAGTVDITLREMMSYVIINSVVGYFTYFEASSIIGNRIRDGSIIVDFTMPVEFKWKLFAESIGENLFDILFYGTVTILTTFLLYGAAAPASALHFLLFVPSIVMGILISYHIIYILSLSAFWIVSPYYIGFLIAGLTKLFGGGVVPLWFYPDWLAVLCDWLPFRYITFEPIEIYLGLDASEAVKTMAMQVAWMAILLAIEKIVWKRAAEKVFVQGG
- a CDS encoding nucleotidyltransferase family protein encodes the protein MKVQHPEHLRIQEDSILRKNAEWYALFKPIAEELEDIPYAVIKGEPLSVMAYGEPGFRDSGDIDLLVPREQLNRVTEILHKYHFRNLLFDERGNPRELTRREKIMFLRSHQVAPFYYVYDTRLMNIDVNVDIYWGEYDGKRIALSEVLSDTVRMNLHGTTVKTLSEMHAFIELCLHHYKEMNSIYGFKLKNPFATYMFQDIYCFYKRHMETRIDELLEYSRTYDLDGILYYLFHYTNRVFRDEALAEHAKRFETPRAVRDLRMYGLAESEKRAWNIDFETRLDHPDLFGLLEPELTAADIEKINLVTGVL
- a CDS encoding phosphotransferase — its product is MNAEPTDTPLAVRLVSESVVERILKKAARPGAELRSYNLLPMKTKIALTSRVYKLVLDYDRDGECRRQSFILKTQSNDGKDVFNYLNFYEREIYAYNEVLPLQRMLPYPVCYYSDYDKETGDFVIVLEDLSDFAVGDQFKGCSADAAASVLEKLAGFHRHGFVSIEDYRPSLKGWSAEQLSFSRKKFGRYWRNAWQLFEGVMPRSFAGKFDAMNRSYIDVWLEIERGPQSLLHFDLRLDNLVFDARNELAAVIDWQLARTGNAAYDVSLFLVGNAEPGLNDADCDRLLRHYYTAAGLQRTSYRYEHFFADFRKSLLCHFYRELNYLGSDDYDLELRIRYADQIFTRYAAALERLDAVEFLETSV